The Candidatus Latescibacter sp. genome includes the window GGCGACAATTCCCGCGGCAAAGGCTGCCGTCATCGCGGCGATCGAAACTGTTTCCTGCTTTCCACCCATGGTAAACTCCCTTTTAAAAAGTAGTTATCAATATATATGGCGACTTTTATTATTGCATTCAATTTCAAAATAGATGCCGAAACAAGTTCGGCATGACACGTGTCATCCTGAACTCGTTTCAGGATCTAAATACTAAAAAATTCGCATTTATTTATGTCGTCATGAATAATACCGCCGGTTCAATACTTCCGCACACTCACCCGAACGGCGGCGGGGAAATCTGCCGGGATTGCGGTATGCCTGACCTTCCCGGTGGCGGCCCACTCGGTTCCGCGGAGCAGGGTGGTTATAAACCCGACACAGCTCATGGAAGAGCCGTCATGGCCGAGCGCTGTATGGAAAACCCGCCCTTTCCCGTAGCGGATGGTCATCAGCATCGGTTCGTCCTCTCCTGTGCCCCCGGTAGAAGTATCTGAAAACGCGGTGGCCAGCACGGTCAGGTTCTCGGCGGGGCCGCGAAGACGGTCGTAGAGCTCGTCTTTGGCATGCATCCATTCACTGGGCAGCCCTTTGGTTATCGGGTGGTTCGAATCGCGGAAGGTAATCTTGTACTCATGCTGTTTGCCGTGAGAGCCGCCCCGCCCCGTGGTATTATCCCGGACGAATTTACCGTTCCGGAAACGGATATACGGCCCGGCCTTCTCGTCACGGTTTCCCCAGCCGCCCAGGCCGATCATTTTGTTGTATTCCGGCCATTCCGGAAAGGAATTGTCAGCGGCATGAACAATCACAAGACCGCCTCCGTTGTTCATGTATTTAACCAGGGCATCCTGTGTTTTTTTGGGCCAGGGATCGCCATTATAATTCAAAAGCGCCACCGGATAGGCAGCAAAATCAGGATTGAAGCTGCTCATGTCAGCTTTTGCAGGGGACGAGGTAGCTACATCGACTGTGAAAAATCCGGAATCTTCCAGTATCCATTTCATCACCGGGGTGGTCGATTTCCAATCATGGTTGTTCTGGCCGTCTATGATCAGCACTTTGAGAGGAGGGGATTGAGCCGCGCACGCTCCGGCAAATCCAAAGGCGGCAGTACATCCGGCGAGAAGAAAAGGAATAGTGAGATGAACAAGGGGAGTTTTCATTACGTTCTCCTTTTTTTAAAAAAGCAGAATATTGCTGTTTATAATATGACCGGAAGGGATAAATGGCAAATGGAAAAACAGGCCGGGGGGGAAAAAAAGGGATTCTATGAAAATAATCCCCCCTTGCCCTATACAGTGACAAAGTAAAAAAAGAAAAGGCACAAAAGCAAAGAGGGTCAAAGGAAAGAAGAAAACCTAAAGTTCAAAGACCAAAGAGAAAGATGGTTTAACTTTATTTCTTTGCTTTCAGCGCCTTAAGGGTTCTTCCGGCCTCGATCCGCACCTCATAATTGCCGCTGGAATCCTTGTGGGCGTCGTGCTTTTCCAGGTATTCGAGAGGGGCAACAACTGAAGAATCACCGAAATATGCCAGGGCGCTTACTGAGTAAATACGCACATTCACACTGGAGTCTTTGAGATTGACGGCCAGAAGGTCTTTTATACGGGTGCGGTACTGGGGAGAGAAAAAAGCACCCGTTTTATCGAGCTGGAACATCTTGCCCAGGGTCAGAGCTGTTCTTCCCCGGGCATCCGGACTGGTACTCTTGAGGGAATCGGCCAGCTCGGGGACAATTGCCGACCCCATTAACAGAAATCCCTGGGGAACGTAAGGGATTCCGCCGCCTTTGACCGAGCTCATGACATTGAGAAAAAGCGGTTTGGCGCTGACATCTCCGGTCAGGCTGAGAATTTTCAGAATATCCATGAGGTTCCAGCGCTGGTCTTCCGGGATGCCTAGCTCGTTCCATGCGCATTCGATGAGGGGGGCAACCGCAGGTTTCAGACTTTCCTTGCCATTAGCCTGGTACATCTTCGACAGCTTGGCCAGAATTTCGGCCGCTGCGTCGTGATCTCCGCTTTTCAGCTTCTTGGCGTCGGCGGAAGTGAATGCCTGAGCGCCGCCGCTTTTGGCGGGGGCGGCAAATCCGGCTGACGATGCGCTGAAAAGAAAACATGCCAGGAAAATACCTGTGATCGATACACTGTACAGCAGATTTTTTCGCATGCTCATACTGCTCTCCTTGAAATGAAACATATAAATACAAGAGCTTGTTCGAATGTAACTGATACCTTATAATCTTTCATCCAGAGATGTCGAAATATAACCAAAAATATCGCAGTAAAGTGAGCCAATTGCAAAAGTCGTTTTATATGTAAAAAAGAAGGCAAGTTGTTAACTACAGCCCCCTATCCCTCTATCCCTTTCCCCCTGAATGTGGCAAGGGAAGTCATTGCCCCACAGTCGCTTCCTGCCCCCTCCGGGGGAAGGATGTCCGAAGGACACGGGGTCCCCGCTCTTACGAAGTACGTGCGGGGTGGATTGAAGGGGGCTGCTTCCAACAATCTCGACTTTTGCAATTAGCTCGTAACAAAGATTCTCTGAACCATGATCCATGATTCCATATTCATCTGCTTTTTTTATTCATCATGGCCAGCGACTTCTTGATCTCGGGGATCAGGACCGAGAGAACGAGACGTTCGAAATAGTTTATCATCGTGGCGGAAAAGAGCAGACCGACGATAACCCAGCGATACGGGTCGTAGGTGATTTTCTCTTCATTCAGCATTGACAGGTGCTCCGGATTTGGATGTATATGAATGGTTTGTGATTGGGAGTTATGTTTTATGATCCCTTGAAACAAGGAAATAAATGAACAGGAATCCCAGCGGATGCAGAATCCCCATCAGGATGAAAATGGGCACGTATCCCAGATAGGACACGATATAGCCCACCGCAACAGTGGAGAGGAACAGGCCGCCCACTCCCCCGGTGAACGTGGAGAGTCCCATAATCGAGCCGACCGCTCTGGTGGGGAATTGATCGGCGATCAGGGCGAACAGGTTGGCGGCCCAGCTTGAGTGCGCCCCGCAGGCCAGGCTTACCAGGAGAACCACCCCCCATACATCGGGAACTGCCACCGCCAGCGCGGAGAAGGGCATGCACATGACGGAAATGAACATGACGAGCTTGCGCGCCCCGATCTCCGGCCAGCCGCGATGTATGAGATACCCGGAAAACCAGCCGCCGAGGTTTCCCAAAAGGATTGCCAGAATGTAGATAAGCGGAACCGCCACCGCGATTTCCCTGATATTGAGTCCGCGCTGGGAATTGAGATAATTGGGCAGCCAGAAGATGTAAAACCACCAGACCGCATCGGTTAAAAACCGGGCCAGCATGATGCCCCAGCTTTTCCGGAGCCGGAGAAGGTCGCGCCAGGGCATGGATTTCGCGGCAGTCTTTCCCGGATGAGATATATCTTCGGGTGATTGAGGAGGATTTCGGAAAAAAAATGGCCAGAACGCCGCGAAGAGAAATCCGCTCAATCCCATGGCCAGAAAAGCCCAGCGCCATCCAAGGTACAGGGTGAAAAACGCGATGATGGGCGCCCCGGTGATCATGGCGATATGGGGGCCGCTGTTGAAGAGCGAGGTGGCCAGCGCCCGCTCCTTCCGGGGAAACCATTCGGAGATGGCTTTGATGGCGGCGGGGAAATTCCCGGATTCGCTGACTCCTAAAAGGCCGCGCCATACCGCAAGAGAGGAGATTGAGCCTACAGTGGCATGCATGGCCGCCGCAAACGACCAGGAAATAATGGAGAGCAGGTAACCGAGCTTTGTCCCGGCCCAGTCGATAAATTTGCCTGCGGCCAGAGAGCCGAAAGTATATCCGAACTGGAAGAAACTCAGTACATAGGAGTACTCGATGTCGGTAATGTTCAGATCCCGTTTTATTTCCGGAATCACTATCGAAAGCACGATACGGTCGAAATAATTGATCGTGGTTGCAAAAAAGAGGAGTGAAACGATGACCCAGCGATAGGAGCTAAAGGATGTGCGGTTGTTTTCCTGCATGGTTTATCCTGATTAATACAGCCCCCTGATGCACCCCGACTTTTACAAAGCAAAAGCCGGGGACCCGCATCCCCCAAAGGGGGACTTAACAGACTGAAAGACAAAGCAAAAACATAATAATCATTTGACAACAAGAACGCAAGAAAATCCGGAAAAAGAAGAGTACTCTCATCCCTTCACCGAAACCGGAGCCGCCGGTTTATGTGAACGGCGGGTCCGCGCCATGTGAATGGCCATGCCTCCCACGATTAAAAGAAGTCCCTGAAAAGCATAGAATGGAATGGGAATTCCGAGGAACAATTGAAAACAAAGGAGAGTCATGAATGGCACAAGATAGAGCACCCCGGTGAGGAGAGACACATCATCGGTGGAACCCTGCGCGGTCAGCCAGAGGAAAATTCCCAGGACATTGGTGGCAATACCGTTGTAAAGGGTTCCTGCAATTTCGACAGCGCCAGAGGGGAGGGAAAGTTCTCCTCTTACGGAAAGGATAAGGAGCAGCGCTGCAGCGCTGTACCCGTGGAAATAGAACAACGATGTTACACGGTCGAAGGCGGTTTTTTCGGAGAGGACACAGAACAGTCCGAATGAAGCCCCGGCGCCCAGGGCGCACAGGTACCCGCTGATATAGGAAGGCATAAACGCGGTGAAAGCGCCCCCTGATACGATAAGCGCCGCGCCGGAAAAACCCAG containing:
- a CDS encoding ThuA domain-containing protein, with protein sequence MKTPLVHLTIPFLLAGCTAAFGFAGACAAQSPPLKVLIIDGQNNHDWKSTTPVMKWILEDSGFFTVDVATSSPAKADMSSFNPDFAAYPVALLNYNGDPWPKKTQDALVKYMNNGGGLVIVHAADNSFPEWPEYNKMIGLGGWGNRDEKAGPYIRFRNGKFVRDNTTGRGGSHGKQHEYKITFRDSNHPITKGLPSEWMHAKDELYDRLRGPAENLTVLATAFSDTSTGGTGEDEPMLMTIRYGKGRVFHTALGHDGSSMSCVGFITTLLRGTEWAATGKVRHTAIPADFPAAVRVSVRKY
- a CDS encoding HEAT repeat domain-containing protein, whose protein sequence is MSMRKNLLYSVSITGIFLACFLFSASSAGFAAPAKSGGAQAFTSADAKKLKSGDHDAAAEILAKLSKMYQANGKESLKPAVAPLIECAWNELGIPEDQRWNLMDILKILSLTGDVSAKPLFLNVMSSVKGGGIPYVPQGFLLMGSAIVPELADSLKSTSPDARGRTALTLGKMFQLDKTGAFFSPQYRTRIKDLLAVNLKDSSVNVRIYSVSALAYFGDSSVVAPLEYLEKHDAHKDSSGNYEVRIEAGRTLKALKAKK
- a CDS encoding MFS transporter; its protein translation is MQENNRTSFSSYRWVIVSLLFFATTINYFDRIVLSIVIPEIKRDLNITDIEYSYVLSFFQFGYTFGSLAAGKFIDWAGTKLGYLLSIISWSFAAAMHATVGSISSLAVWRGLLGVSESGNFPAAIKAISEWFPRKERALATSLFNSGPHIAMITGAPIIAFFTLYLGWRWAFLAMGLSGFLFAAFWPFFFRNPPQSPEDISHPGKTAAKSMPWRDLLRLRKSWGIMLARFLTDAVWWFYIFWLPNYLNSQRGLNIREIAVAVPLIYILAILLGNLGGWFSGYLIHRGWPEIGARKLVMFISVMCMPFSALAVAVPDVWGVVLLVSLACGAHSSWAANLFALIADQFPTRAVGSIMGLSTFTGGVGGLFLSTVAVGYIVSYLGYVPIFILMGILHPLGFLFIYFLVSRDHKT
- a CDS encoding DMT family transporter translates to MYVTLVVFMWGFGGTVEVVTLRSLSPLQFGAWSCVCGALGVLAYLIFHGRAGELFSYRLQDHARLVIISLLGFGGYFFMKYTAYSTSPVPEASVLQSTYMVFIALFTIPILGQSAGLTKLFGIILGFSGAALIVSGGAFTAFMPSYISGYLCALGAGASFGLFCVLSEKTAFDRVTSLFYFHGYSAAALLLILSVRGELSLPSGAVEIAGTLYNGIATNVLGIFLWLTAQGSTDDVSLLTGVLYLVPFMTLLCFQLFLGIPIPFYAFQGLLLIVGGMAIHMARTRRSHKPAAPVSVKG